tataaggaatttgaaatggtttatacttttacatttgatacttaagtacattttagcaattccatttacttgtgacacttaagtatatttaaaaccaaatacttttagacttttactgaagtattttactaggtgacttttTTTACtgggagtcattttctattaagttatctttacttttactcaagtttgaaTACTTTTTCCCACCAATGATGTCACCAGAATATGACTCTCAATATTTATTgaaaaggagcatcaagatcaccatgcactttcaccaccatgtgaagttcatcataatttatttcatctgtagcctaataaactgcatggtttcccgagtcaTAGTGGGACGACTACACACCATGTCATTGCATAattccaagtttactttgatatgatggttgttacagtatatcaatatttgcgcaaaaaggtgtttccactgccatttctcgcataattaattttacagacacaaaaagatcccactatGTCAAACGAACAAATGATCTGTTGGCATTTTTAAAATTGTAAAGAAAATGACTGTTTCCGTCACAGCTGTCGTAATTTTTTTTATATGGTATGATTTTACTCTCTTAAAACCTGTGGCTAGAAATGTGGTTTGTGAGGACCCTCTTTTCATTTTCACGCCAAATCATCCTACAGCAGTCAAGGAAAGTGTTGGAATCATTTGTTGTGACATAAAGTGGCTTCTGTGAGAATTACATGAGGGGGCAAACAATTCAAGGagcttaaaatatattttttatttctatgGTGCTATAATTAGTGTTCAGTGTTGTCAGGAAGGGGATCCGTGACTGAACTGTAGGGAACACTTTTCTTCAGTAGGATGAGAACATCTAAAGAGTAAGTCCAAAGGCCGGCAGATGGCGATATTGAGTCGTTTCATCTTACTGTCCAAAGGCTATGCAAGATGAAACGACTCAATATCGCCATCTTCTGGCCTTAGGGCTGTCTCTTAAGATGTTCTCATCCTTTCTTCTCCCTGCTCTGTATTTTTCAGTAAATGTGGCCATCCTTGTGCTGCTGGCAGTAGCATTTCTGATCATCGTGCAACGGAATCTCCTGAATCTCAATGACTTCCTTAGAAGTGAGAATCCAGGTAAATGTTTCCATATCTGGTAGTGGGGGTAATTCTTCAACACTGTTTTCTCAAATAACATTTAGGGTGCTGATGGATAATGTGTAGTGTTCTGCATTGTGTGGTTTTTATACCACTGACTGCATTACAGATCACCCTGATCTAAACTGAAGTGAATTGAACTGAATGTTCTTCTTACAGATGCAGTGCCAGGTATGATTCTGCCATTTGAGTCTGAGTTTTCTCCTGAGCTCAGACCAGACCTTGTGAGAACTGGGGAGAAGATCCCAGTGGTCATTACTGCTgcagaggagagactgggagcTGTGGTGGCTGCCATGAACAGTGTCTACCAGAACAGCAAAGCCAACATTGTGTTCAACATTGTGACCATGAATGACACTGTGGATCACCTCAAGTGAGTGATTAACACGTTACCTCTGCCATGCTGTTAATAAAAAGCACAGCAGAGACTTGTTTGAGGCTGAATGATGTAAGCGCTTTTAATGCCCATTTCAATCCCCAGGGTGTGGATGACTAAGACTAAGCTTAACAATGTCAAGTACAAGATCATCATATTTGAGCCCCAACTTCTCAATGGGAAGATTACCAAAAATCCTCAGAAGCTTGACTCTGTGAAACCGGTGAGGCAGACCACATGTTTTATCAGTGTTATAGATGTTGATATTCATAGATAATACAGTGAGCTcctaaagtattgggacagtgacaatttcTTTTGGCTCTGTATTCTAGCACTTtgaatttgaaatgatacaatgactgtgAGGTTAAGTGCAGACTATCATATTTAATTCttatttttaactttagtttatttggtaaatattttcttaactctttcttgaaccttattgttggttaagggcttgtaagtaagcatttcatggtatgtgacaaacagttttatttcaatttgagggtattttcatccatatcgggagaactgtttattctattcttatttacaatagaaGTTACACCAAAATGACACAATGTACATACTGCTGTTAATATTAATACtacttgtttgttttgttttagttGACCTTTGCCAGATTTTACATGCCGGTATTCATACCAGATGCAGAAAAGGCCATTTATTTGGATGATGACATCATTGTACAAGGTAGCTCTTAACTGAACATGACAATGTTTGGCACAGTAAGATTATTTCTTAACTGAAAGAGAATAAAGAATGAAAAGTAAACATATGTTTGCAGGGGACATCCAAGAGCTTTTTGACACAAGCCTAAAGTCAGGTCACGCAGCTGCGTTCTCAGACGACTGTGATTCTGCATCCGCAAAGGGCATCGTTCGAGGGGCCGGGAACCAGGTACACAACGCCAGCTGTAgactcattttttatttttatttttttttaaacgagtGATTAAAGCCTTTGTATTAAAACGAATGATATGAAAGCATATTTATTTGTACTTTGTGTCATATATCAAATATTGGCAATATTTTAATCATCTCAAGTATGTATTCCTTTAGAACAATTACATTGGCTTCCTGGACTTTAAAAAAGAGGCCATCAAGAAGCTGGGCATGAGGGCTAACACGTGTTCCTTTAATCCCGGAGTGATCGTGGCCAACCTGACGGAGTGGAAGCGTCAGAACATCACCAACCAACTGGAACACTGGATGGAGCTCAACGCACAGTAAGTCAGCTGGAGGGCCACACAGCCACAGTGGCAGAATTCCCACAGACCTCCAgagataaaaaaacaaacaaaaaaacacagatTGTAGACGATTGTAAAGCATTCAGTTTGAGTTCATTTGCTTTAAATTTATTCCATTGTCAGAGAGGACCTCTACAGTAAGACCCTGGCAGAGAGTATCACCACACCTCCCCTGCTCATTGTCTTCTACAAACACCACTCCAGCATCGACCCCATGTGGCACGTCAGACACCTAGGTAAGAACTGTTACTATGGTCTGTCGAGAAATGTGTATTTGATTAGATAGACTTCATATAATGTAGCGAGTTTCCCCACTGAGCCAACAGCTGTTTTCCCACCAATGTGTTTGCACTTGCAGTGAAGAGAGAGCACACGTAAGAGAAGTTAAGCTTGCTAAGGACGAACCGTTCACGGGGGGGGGGTGCGCTTTGCTGTCTGTCTCCATGTTTCCCAAACAATGAGCTGCAGACAGCCCGGGCACACTTAGTGATGTAATGTTGGATAATAAAGTACAAACAAAGGTTATTATTACAGTATCATCATTGCCCTTTTGTTTGCATAGAAACACTCAGTATTGCTCTATTTTCAGGGGCTACTGGTGCTGGAAACCGCTACTCTCCCCAGTTTGTGAAAGCTGCCAAACTCCTCCATTGGAACGGACATTACAAACCATGGTCCAGGACCTCTTCATTCACCGAAGTCTGGGACAAGTGGTATATTCAGGACCCCATGCGTAAATTCCATCCAGTTCGGAAACATGCAGGGGACAAGTAGACTAAAGCAGGGATGTGACCAGAtgagtctgcctgtctgtcctcccAGAGTGACTTCTCAGGAACCCTAACGTGATGCAAGCCCATTCCAGTGATATGTCTGTTTACCATGCAGCAGTGTTGTAGATCTCAGGCAGAGACAGGGGCATGTTCCATAGGATGTTATGGatacatctcaatagtctagtggtCTTCTGTCTTATTTTTTCACATCAATGCAGATGCAGCTACAtaagactgttgagatgcaccaaTGGTTCTATGCTTAGCTTCATGAGACGATAATCATGTGCCTGTGTTCAGGAACTATCCCTCTAACAATTTGCCAAGATTGCCTCTTTCCTTAGACATTTACTTTGATTCATTATTCTGTCAGAACAAGGATCAATGTTTGTTACTGCCGGTTGTCTCGCACTTTAACTTTTGTATATCACTACCACAACACTAAACTTTACACAACAAATAGTTATAAACCAGCTTGAAGCCTACTATCGATTGCATTTTGCAAAGGATGGATATAATGGTATACACAAACCACTATGGTATCAATACATGTGCAATAGCTGAAATGGATATGGGATAACCATGTGTCGAATAGCTTATTTACATCATTGACACTTATCTAGAGTGCATACGTGCTGGTTGCCCGTGGGTATTAAACCcactatgctctaccaacagtCACATGGGACCAACTTCTgtggtttttatttttaaagtATTCTCAAGCTCTACGCCTCCTGAATGTGGTGATTGCTCATTTTTATACTCTGCTTTGTACAAAGGATTATTCTAGCAGATATAAATATTCAAATTGTGTCATCCTTTTGTAAAATAAGCTTAATAAAACCAAGTCAACTAGCTGGAGTCTTGGTTATGTTATCAACACCATGTCAAATTAAAACACCGCATTTGGAAAGAAAGCACAACTTGGGGCAAATTATGGATCAATTTATTTATTGAGGCTATATACACTAATTCACATTGAACATGTACAGATCATGGACCTTTACTCAAAAGGCAAAACATTTACCAACTCCTTATACAGGTTACACACAGGCCTTAAACAGTCACCTGTAACCAAGTGTCATGGAATTTCTACACAGGGACAATAAGCCAATCAATAATTAAACTGGAGAGGTTCTAACAAACTTGATGCATCATCGTACGTCTGTCAGGCACTCTCGGGGCAGTCCTGTTTGGTTACAGACACGTTGCATAGTTCATTGGGTTGGTTTGGGCAACATCTATCCTAACTTCTAGAACGTGTTCTGCCAGATGGTCCTTATATGGGGGGGTGTGACATGACTCTCTTTACCAAGCACAGGCAGGAACCAAGGATTATTTAAGCCACTAAAATAAGATTTTCCATCACAGGTTTACAGAACAGATGGTGACGTGACGAAGAAAAGACTTGAGAAACAAAAAGGACAGATGTTCATTTAAAATCTGTGTTGAAGTCATAGGTGTCATCTGTGTGGACTGAGGAGAGGTCAATGTTGACTGGGACAGGAACCTGTAACCTCACCTTGGCTTGTTTGTCTGCAAAGGAAAAATAATTTCTTAAGTGACATTGACAATACACTTGTTTTGGAATGTAACAGGAATTAAGCTTTGCCCTGAAATACAAAAAAATTTATCTAATTTCATAATAGATTCCAGGCAAGGTACTCCGCCTGGCTCAGCAGTGGATCAGAGTTGGATTAGAAGTCTTCACTTGAAATTCAGACTTGCGTTATTGTCCTCATTTCCACAGACTGACTACATTAACTAGGCATGTAACAGGAATGAAGCTGGTTCTCTTTTATATTGATTTACTTGTGACTGGTGTCTTTATTTGTGGTTCATCTGTTTCTGCAGTCACTTCCTCAGACACCTCTTTAACCCCACCAGCCTGAAATCAAGAGGAAGATATTGCAGTAGTAACTCAGCTTTGCCCTGAAAAGACATTTGGTTTAGGTGTTTACCAAAAAATGCATTTGATTATTGATTACAGGCACACTTAGTGATGTAATGGATTAGAAGTCTTCACTTTAAAATCAGACTCATTTTTGTCCTCATTTCCATGATAGCACAGACTGACCCTACTTTTATCTGATTCATCAGGTTAGAAACATAAGCTAAAGATTTTCAGATACCTCTTGGTTTTCACAGCTACCCTCCATATCTTCCTCAgtgggctctggagcaggtttgtcCTCAATAACGTCACTCAGCACTCCAGCGGTGGGGCCTTTAGACAGGAGGACAATGCTGCTGGCCTGGTTTGGGAACTTTACACCTGGGAGGAGAGTGGGTCAGTCATCATCACACAATACACGCCTTACTGTAAAATGAGACAATTTAGTATTTTCTCTAATAGAATTAACATACTTCTTAGAGTCTCCTCGTTGCCTTTCCGCAACTTGTCCAAGTCCCACCCATTCTGCATCTCTCTTACAATGTCTTCAGAGAGGTATGGGGGAAGGCATGGCTTCTCAGGGGCTTTGCAGTGGTAACTCAGCTTTGCACTGAAAATATATCATTTTTtggtatataaaaaataaaaataaatatcattCTAGTTTCCAGGCAAGGTACTCAGTCTGACTCAACAGTGGGATCAGAGTTGGATTAGAAGTCTTCACTTAAAATCAAGAATTGCGTTAATTATCCTCATTTCCCATGCTAGCCTGAATATAAATGGGTAACATATTGTTACGATGACAACACTTACCCTGTCCAATCATTGAGGAAGGTAGAGGCAGCCAATTCTGTGTTGGGGACTCCACCCTTCTGCAAAAATCCACGCTTCTTGGCAAAAAAGGATAAAAACTCCAGGGAGTTTCTAAAGTCTGGAACATTGTACTGAAGCATTACCTGAAAGACAAAGTCCATGATTACCTATCAGTATGCTCAGCAGTGCTAGGGCTTGATCTTAAACTTGGCAGGAAAATGTCCTTACActagttttatttaactaggcaagtccgttaagaacaaattcttatttacaatgacggtccaccccaggccaaaccctaatgacgctgggccaattgtgcaccgccctatgggactcccacagccgggtgtgatacagcctgggatcgaaccagggtcagcAGTGAcacatctagcactgagatgcattgccttagaccgctgcgccactcgggagcccaagtgaGTAGCAGGGATCTCCCTCGTCTCACCTGTTGCTTGTTGCACTGTTTGAGCAGGGTCCTGACGGCCTCTAGAACAGTCTCCTGCTTATCCTCCACCTGGAGACTCCTCAGCGCCATGGCAGctttagggttagactgggctgCCACTATCCCTGGGCTGTCAATCATTTTGACATTCTTAGATATGTGGACGTCTTGGAAGCACCTGCAAGGGTCAAacatcaggtgtgttaggtggGAAGCTTCAAATGACAGTCATGCATTGAGCAAATTCAGGAAAACAGACATAGCCAAGTGTTTGACTGTTTTGCCCTAATTGGCAAGACCCAGATGAAGTGTATGAAGCTCAGTGTTGGATTGAATATAGACTCCACGGTTTTGTCAGATCTTCAACTTCATCACGCTTCATACAATTCCTCACCATCTGCGAATAAAACGGACCCCATCACTATCATGAATTATTAAAATGGTTCAGCTTTGCTCACCTGGTGATCCCTCTCTGGACTCCTGCATTACAGGCCCTCAAGCCCTTCAGGCTGTTGATCAGACTGCTCTTCCCCACATTTGGGAACCCTGAGGGGACAGAGGAGGGCATCAGAGGTGGAAGTCATAGACAACGGGTATTATACTGTGCAGGATAAACCCTTAAAGATTAATCATATTGTCAAGGGGTCCTGATATAGCAGACATAACGTGCTGATTTGGGCATGCAGTCATGATATAATTGATCAAATAAACTGAAAGATCACAAATAAGAGATCAGACATAGGGTACCCAACAGGGCACTGATTGCCATGTATGAGATCAGAGTTGGATTATTAGTCTTCACAGACATCAGTAGTTCACATAAATCCTCATCATTTCTCATCCACAACTCTTTAATAACACCACTTGAGAGCCATACTAATCAATGGAAAAGATGCTGTTCATGTTTGAGTAATGGTTAGGGTAGTAATTTCCTTACCGACTAAGCCCACTTTTAGTGAGCCCTCTCTCCCTGTTGCATTTGCATAGTCCCCCAGGAGCTGGAGAAGACTGCTGCTGCCATAACAGGCCACTCCTTTGGTCTGGTCTACTACTCCGTTAAGAGTTGCAAATCTGGCCTTCTTCTCttgctgtttaaaaaaataaaaatgtaaatgcattAATTATCAATATTCTAATAGTTTACACAGTAAGGACCCATATTCTACATTCTGCGCAGGTGACTGAAGCTGGTCATCAATATGGAATCCCCCCAAGTAGTCAGTGAAATTAATCCCATTCAAATATTTGGTACAGCATTTACATACCACTGTTTTGTCCTGTAGTTGTGTGGATGCCTTGAACGCCACAACAGGGAACTCAAGCTGAAGACACTGTAGCCACTTCTCCACATTCTCTTTAGGGACAAGATCTGAAGGatggaaaatgtaatttaaggtatTAAAAAGTTTAACTACTCTTTGAAGTTAAACTTAAAATATAATTGACATGAAAGAATGTTATCCCATAAGGTTATTACCTATTTTGTTCAACAGGAATAGTAGCTTCTTGTTTCCTTCCCTCTTCAGCACAGCTTCCTCTAGCTGTGGGCATCGGCAGCCAAGGGGATCTCTTGCATCTAGGATTTCAACTATGACGTCAGAGGCATCGATCACCTGGAGTAAATATTAGAGTAGCTTAATGAATATTGATTCATTGGGACACTCAGGTAGGGCATGTTTTCATGATAGCTTCTGTCTTGCAGAGCAACTCAGCCAGACAAGAGCTATCCTTTCCTTAACTGGGACTTAATGCCAACTGAGACATGTTGATGTAATAATCTCA
The sequence above is drawn from the Salmo salar chromosome ssa22, Ssal_v3.1, whole genome shotgun sequence genome and encodes:
- the glt8d1 gene encoding glycosyltransferase 8 domain-containing protein 1 isoform X2, whose protein sequence is MSLRRVNVAILVLLAVAFLIIVQRNLLNLNDFLRSENPDAVPGMILPFESEFSPELRPDLVRTGEKIPVVITAAEERLGAVVAAMNSVYQNSKANIVFNIVTMNDTVDHLKVWMTKTKLNNVKYKIIIFEPQLLNGKITKNPQKLDSVKPLTFARFYMPVFIPDAEKAIYLDDDIIVQGDIQELFDTSLKSGHAAAFSDDCDSASAKGIVRGAGNQNNYIGFLDFKKEAIKKLGMRANTCSFNPGVIVANLTEWKRQNITNQLEHWMELNAQEDLYSKTLAESITTPPLLIVFYKHHSSIDPMWHVRHLGATGAGNRYSPQFVKAAKLLHWNGHYKPWSRTSSFTEVWDKWYIQDPMRKFHPVRKHAGDK
- the glt8d1 gene encoding glycosyltransferase 8 domain-containing protein 1 isoform X1, which produces MSVSRRLTRRAADDDAMSLRRVNVAILVLLAVAFLIIVQRNLLNLNDFLRSENPDAVPGMILPFESEFSPELRPDLVRTGEKIPVVITAAEERLGAVVAAMNSVYQNSKANIVFNIVTMNDTVDHLKVWMTKTKLNNVKYKIIIFEPQLLNGKITKNPQKLDSVKPLTFARFYMPVFIPDAEKAIYLDDDIIVQGDIQELFDTSLKSGHAAAFSDDCDSASAKGIVRGAGNQNNYIGFLDFKKEAIKKLGMRANTCSFNPGVIVANLTEWKRQNITNQLEHWMELNAQEDLYSKTLAESITTPPLLIVFYKHHSSIDPMWHVRHLGATGAGNRYSPQFVKAAKLLHWNGHYKPWSRTSSFTEVWDKWYIQDPMRKFHPVRKHAGDK
- the gnl3 gene encoding guanine nucleotide-binding protein-like 3 yields the protein MKRPGLKKASKRVSCSKRYKIQKKVREHNKKLRKDAKKKGVGKKVKKDIGVPNKAPFKEDILREAEQRRSKLEEEKEKKKLAKQQERAQKRKKENAAGRDADPKAKKARKELPSQEDLVKQMVKQSDPRNSKKHLCSELNKVIDASDVIVEILDARDPLGCRCPQLEEAVLKREGNKKLLFLLNKIDLVPKENVEKWLQCLQLEFPVVAFKASTQLQDKTVQEKKARFATLNGVVDQTKGVACYGSSSLLQLLGDYANATGREGSLKVGLVGFPNVGKSSLINSLKGLRACNAGVQRGITRCFQDVHISKNVKMIDSPGIVAAQSNPKAAMALRSLQVEDKQETVLEAVRTLLKQCNKQQVMLQYNVPDFRNSLEFLSFFAKKRGFLQKGGVPNTELAASTFLNDWTGAKLSYHCKAPEKPCLPPYLSEDIVREMQNGWDLDKLRKGNEETLRSVKFPNQASSIVLLSKGPTAGVLSDVIEDKPAPEPTEEDMEGSCENQEAGGVKEVSEEVTAETDEPQIKTPVTNKQAKVRLQVPVPVNIDLSSVHTDDTYDFNTDFK